In a genomic window of Agarivorans albus:
- a CDS encoding UDP-2,3-diacylglucosamine diphosphatase, producing MTTKQIYQSLWLSDIHLGCKDCKAEMLLQLLQQTKAKRIFLVGDIVDVWALKRRVYWPESHNQVLQYLMSLAKSGCELVYIPGNHDQLFKAYHGMDLADVKVSKQYRYTSITGKQILMVHGDQFDEEVCFGRFYAKLGDHLYDFLLFLNRSSSKIRHALGYPYWSLAGYIKSKIAKATEAIARYRQAVVNEAVRQGVDVVICGHIHHPELSEQQGVVYANDGDWIENCTLLCETMDGQLQLRRWDDRLKTTVELESINLAEPQVLSAEKVA from the coding sequence ATGACAACAAAACAGATCTATCAAAGCCTATGGCTTTCAGATATTCACCTGGGTTGTAAAGATTGCAAGGCAGAAATGCTACTGCAGCTATTACAACAAACTAAAGCCAAGCGAATTTTTTTGGTGGGAGACATTGTTGATGTATGGGCGTTAAAGCGCCGGGTATATTGGCCAGAGTCTCATAACCAAGTGCTGCAATACTTGATGAGTTTGGCTAAATCTGGTTGTGAACTGGTGTACATTCCCGGCAATCACGACCAACTGTTTAAGGCTTATCACGGCATGGATCTCGCCGATGTGAAAGTGAGCAAACAGTACCGCTATACCAGCATTACCGGTAAACAAATTTTGATGGTGCATGGTGATCAGTTCGACGAAGAAGTCTGTTTTGGCCGTTTTTACGCCAAGTTGGGCGATCACCTTTATGACTTCTTACTATTTCTAAACCGCTCTTCGAGCAAAATTCGCCATGCGCTGGGTTATCCCTATTGGTCGTTGGCGGGGTATATCAAGTCTAAAATTGCCAAAGCCACCGAGGCTATCGCTCGCTATCGCCAAGCAGTGGTGAATGAGGCTGTGCGCCAAGGAGTAGATGTGGTGATATGTGGGCACATTCATCACCCTGAGCTAAGTGAGCAACAGGGCGTTGTATATGCTAACGATGGTGATTGGATTGAAAACTGCACCTTATTGTGTGAAACCATGGATGGTCAGCTGCAATTACGCCGCTGGGATGATCGTTTGAAAACGACAGTAGAACTTGAATCGATTAACCTTGCTGAGCCTCAAGTACTAAGTGCTGAAAAAGTAGCTTAA
- a CDS encoding gluconeogenesis factor YvcK family protein encodes MRSNSPQRPLSIATIGGGSGHFVLLSALRDADHLAISAIVSMTDSGGSTGRLRDELGILPPGDILKCVLALSPYRELARKLLLKRFTKGKRLSGHSAGNMLLTMLSQYSGSFSEGIQGLAQMLDVEGEILPVTIDKSTLVAELTSGERIFGESAIDLPRGDQREKIANVFLVPHHAEQVRVYPPVIERINTVEAIVLGPGDLFTSIIPNLLVPGVKEAIKSSKAKLVYVSNIMTKFGETDGYNLEHFISDLEHYLGRPLDAVVVNNHIPSDEMIANYNLERAQVVAVDDLEAIGNKYQLIYADLIDEDSDIVRHDSEKLANALLPYLSSLDSQTLSLVKASGTEG; translated from the coding sequence GTGAGATCGAATTCCCCACAACGCCCATTATCAATTGCCACCATTGGCGGCGGAAGCGGTCACTTTGTATTGTTATCGGCTCTTAGAGATGCAGATCACCTAGCGATTAGCGCCATTGTATCGATGACCGACAGTGGCGGAAGCACCGGCCGCCTGCGTGATGAACTAGGCATTTTGCCACCTGGGGATATTCTTAAATGTGTATTAGCCCTCTCTCCCTATCGAGAATTAGCCCGTAAGCTTTTGTTAAAACGATTTACCAAAGGCAAGCGTTTGTCTGGTCATAGTGCCGGTAACATGCTGCTTACCATGCTCTCGCAATACAGCGGTTCTTTTTCGGAGGGTATTCAAGGCTTAGCGCAAATGCTTGATGTTGAAGGTGAGATTTTGCCGGTCACTATTGATAAGTCCACCTTAGTGGCGGAACTTACCAGCGGTGAACGTATTTTTGGTGAGAGTGCCATCGATTTGCCTCGCGGCGATCAACGAGAAAAAATAGCCAATGTATTTTTAGTTCCTCATCACGCTGAACAAGTGCGAGTTTATCCACCAGTGATTGAGCGCATCAACACCGTTGAGGCGATTGTATTAGGCCCTGGCGATCTATTTACCAGCATTATTCCTAATTTATTAGTACCGGGCGTTAAGGAAGCGATAAAAAGCAGCAAAGCTAAGCTTGTGTATGTAAGCAATATTATGACTAAGTTTGGTGAGACCGACGGTTATAATCTAGAGCACTTTATTTCGGATTTAGAGCACTACTTAGGTCGCCCTCTAGATGCTGTTGTGGTGAATAACCATATACCCAGTGACGAAATGATAGCTAACTACAACTTGGAGCGCGCGCAAGTAGTAGCGGTTGATGATCTAGAAGCTATTGGTAACAAGTATCAGCTTATTTATGCCGACTTAATTGATGAAGACAGCGACATAGTGCGCCACGATTCAGAGAAACTTGCCAACGCCTTGCTGCCCTACCTTAGTAGTTTAGACAGCCAAACCTTATCGCTGGTAAAGGCTAGCGGAACTGAGGGTTAA
- a CDS encoding DUF3581 family protein has protein sequence MNLNQYFSREDQQFVFSRQQACDFAKGVANDFNAIHDADSSRFCVPGDLLFSVMLNELGLSQDMQFTFAGMVTDGVPLSIEQQEQHCLLVDNNGKEYLQLERSGENLKDAEIIGDIIADYVRFSGRNFPHILVPLLEEQGLMLNRKRPLVIYENMSLHFEQLPTRSPHLEFVGGEFIPNGKRGVALLKFTISEDGQVIGKGQKRMVLGSLLPYEKAESDMLIDNYEGCRQAFLKRQQA, from the coding sequence ATGAATTTAAACCAATATTTTAGTCGCGAAGATCAACAGTTTGTATTTAGCAGACAACAAGCTTGTGATTTTGCCAAAGGCGTCGCCAACGACTTTAATGCCATTCACGATGCAGACTCTTCGCGTTTCTGTGTTCCTGGTGATTTGTTATTCTCAGTTATGCTAAACGAGCTTGGTTTAAGCCAAGACATGCAATTTACCTTTGCCGGCATGGTCACCGATGGCGTACCACTAAGTATTGAACAACAAGAACAACACTGCTTACTCGTAGATAACAACGGCAAAGAATATCTGCAATTAGAACGCAGCGGTGAAAACCTAAAAGATGCTGAGATTATTGGCGATATTATTGCTGACTATGTGCGTTTCTCTGGGCGTAACTTTCCGCACATATTAGTCCCCCTACTCGAAGAACAAGGCTTAATGCTAAATCGTAAGCGCCCACTAGTGATTTACGAAAACATGAGCCTGCATTTCGAGCAATTACCAACTCGCTCTCCACATTTAGAGTTTGTTGGCGGTGAGTTTATTCCCAATGGAAAACGCGGCGTAGCCTTGCTTAAATTTACTATCAGCGAAGATGGCCAAGTTATCGGCAAAGGTCAAAAACGCATGGTACTAGGCAGCTTGCTCCCGTACGAAAAAGCCGAAAGTGACATGCTAATTGATAACTACGAAGGATGCCGCCAGGCCTTCTTAAAACGCCAACAAGCGTAA
- a CDS encoding Lrp/AsnC family transcriptional regulator: MRLDRTDRKILDLMQNNGRISNLELAEQVGLSPSPCSRRVKALEDAGLIAKHVTLLNEKKLNLNLTAYIHISMDRHTPERFENFQKIISAYEEVMECALVTGTDADYQLKVVVRDMEHYQAFLLGKLTRIEGVTGVRSSFVLQQVFSHTALPLSQIK; this comes from the coding sequence ATGCGCCTTGATCGCACCGATAGAAAGATTTTAGATTTGATGCAGAACAATGGGCGAATTAGCAATTTAGAGTTAGCTGAGCAAGTTGGTTTATCTCCGTCACCATGTTCACGGCGGGTAAAAGCCTTGGAAGATGCCGGGCTCATTGCTAAACACGTTACCTTACTTAACGAAAAAAAGCTCAACCTAAACCTTACCGCTTATATTCATATCTCTATGGATAGGCATACCCCAGAGCGCTTCGAAAATTTTCAAAAAATTATTAGTGCCTATGAAGAAGTGATGGAGTGCGCATTAGTTACTGGCACCGATGCAGATTACCAGCTTAAAGTTGTAGTAAGAGATATGGAGCATTATCAGGCGTTTTTGTTGGGCAAACTAACTCGGATAGAAGGGGTTACTGGCGTGCGCTCTAGCTTTGTGCTGCAGCAGGTGTTTAGCCACACAGCCTTGCCTTTATCGCAGATAAAATAA